One Eptesicus fuscus isolate TK198812 chromosome 13, DD_ASM_mEF_20220401, whole genome shotgun sequence genomic window, TGCTGTCATGACTCCCATTTTACAGCGGAGGGAACGAGCCTGGGAGAAACCGAGTCGCTTGCCCCAGGCTATCCAGTTAGTgaggagcagagccaggatttgaacccaggttgcCTGGCTCTGAGCCCCAGGCTGCGACCTGTGGggggtttctctcttttccgcgtcagCACGGAAAAGGAGCGGGTCCGGGTCCTGAGTGGAGGcggctggggattaagaaataaaagaaaggccgaaaccggtttggctcagtggctagagcgtcggtctgcggactgaaaggtcccgggttcgattccggtcaagggcatgtaccttggttgcgggcacatccccagtagggggtgtgcaggaggcagctgctcgatgtttctctctcgtcgatgtttctagctctctatccctcttccttcctctctgtaaaaaatcaataaaatatattaaaaaaagaaagaaataaaagaaagaaagagaccagatagaaagatagaagcaAAGCTGGGAGCCGGTGGGACGccgtcctctctgatggagggacagggagcccagccagcgtgtttatttataccccaaataccaggaagtatcaccaaaactgAGGACCAAAGGAGTTTATTTGCATTCTTGGGGAggccccagcattcctggtgcttgcctggatttacatatcaaagacACCTGGGCAAAGGTAGGTCAGTGCTGATAACGCGTCCAGCCTCACTGGGGAAGCCTGTTCCCgggcgtggctctgcctgtgGCCTGAGTTCAGCCAACGATAATGAAAGAAatgccgccctaaccggtttggctcagtggatagagtgtcggcttgcggactgaagggtcccaggtttgattccagtcaagggcatgtaccttggttgcaggcacatccccaggaggggtgtgtgcaggaggcagctgatcgatgtttctttctcatcaatgtttctaactctctctccctctcctttcctctctgtaaaaaatcaataaaatatattaaaaaagaaatgccacGTACCCTCCCAGGCGCTGTCTACAGTGCCCAGCGGACTGTTCCCGAAGACCACGTCCACCTTGGCGGACCCACAGCCGCTCCGCACTTTTTCTACCTGGAATATTTCATTACAAACCCAGGTGGCAGGCGCCGGGCGGTGGGCTACCTGGGCCGAGGGTGGGTGGACTGGAACCCTTCCTGGTGGCCTCCAGGGAAAAGCATTCTCTTTGTTGTGTTTCAGCCCTTGGACTGGAAATTCCTCTAAAagtgccctccttccctctggggcCTGCCCAGTGCCCACGGCCGGCTGGCCCCGGTCAGAGTTGCAGGGCGGCCTGGTGAGCTCTGCCACAGGATGTTTGCCTTTCCTTGtggcgggcaggggcggggccgcaAACCCCGGTGCTGCCACTTTCAGGCTGACCCTGGGTAGGTGACCtcatctctctcagcctcagtttccctcctgcAAAATGAGGCCTGCCTGCTCATCTCAGACGAACCTTTCGGTCTCACCCCCTCTTCTCTCAGacaccctctcctgggctgcacaGTAGAATCgcctggaatattttaaaagacgCCAGCCTTGGGCTTCATCTCGGAGGTCCCGCTTCTGGTCAAACCCCAAACCATCCCGAGGTCCCCGCCCAGCGCCGTGCGTTTGCTCCTTAgatccctctgccccctcccctgttcacctgtctccctctgccccctgcaagGTCCCTTCCTCCCACACCTTCTCCCACGGCAGCGGGGTGTGAGGGTGGAGAGTGTAGGGCTTGGGTTCGAATTCTGTCTCTGCCACATACCCCTTCCCTTCGGCAACAATCCCAGGTGCTGCCTTTTCTAGCATCTTCTCCGGTTCCGCTCCCCGCCTTCTCTCTCAAGGCCGGTTCAGCCAGGCTTGGGTCCCAATGGGGCTGTTTTCATAAAGGTGGCCATGGCCCTTCCCAGGCCGCTCTCCTGACCCCCAGGCTCACGTGCTCAGCGCCCCCCGAGCCTCTACCGGGCGGcacttcagcccagcctgccccagccccccccGTTGCTCCGGCCAGAACCCTTGGGGTCACGGTTGGCTCCTCTTTCCCTGACACCCCACTAATATTTTTAAGGCTTGTGAGGCAAATGGCCAAGTTGCCCTTCAAAAAAGTTGTACTTTGATTTATAGTCCCAGCTGCAGTGAGTGAGAGTGGGTTTGCCTGCGCCTTTCCCTATATTTAGTATTCCTGTCTTAATCCCCTCCAAActagtttttaatttgcatttatttcattAGTAGTGAGGTAGAATATGTCGCCTTTTATTAATGGTGATATATTGctccctttaaaattatttatcatgCCCTTTGGCCAGTTTTTTCTATTTTGGTGttggaattgtttttttaaacatttaaaaacatatgtttttattgatttcagagaggaagggagaaggaaggagagatagaaacatcaatgatgagagagaatcatgggtcagctgcctcctgcacatggggatccagcccacaacccaggtatgtgcccttgacaggaatcaaacctggggcccttcagtccacaggccaacacactatccactgagccaaaccagctagggcttgaaatatattttatggatttataAAAACTCTTTATCTGTTAAAGATATTAACagtttttctgtaattttcttcCAATTGGCCATGCCAGTTTGCTTGTGGTATTTTCCCCCATGCATAGGGAAGTGTATTAGCATATTtactgacagggaatcgaaccgtgacctcctaattTATAGGTCGATGCTGGGCAATATTACTCATTTGTAAGCAGCAGTAACATGGTCATAGTTGCAGGTTCCAGATGGGAGATGGTTTCAAGATAATGTCCTcctttttcagttaaaaaaatgcAAGTTCATCATCATGAAGGGTTTTTGCCCATCTAAAGATCTTAAAACATTTTTCGTTATGGAAGGAATTCATCTTGGTAGAAAACCAATTAAATCatacagaataaaatattaaagtccCAACCCCTCACAGTACATAATATACAACAGTTTGGGGTTTTTTCCTCAGGTCATACATAGTATACAATACATcttgttttataaatgtataaacatgtattttaagcaaaaatggagataataacgtTTCTCAGCATACTTTTTTCGATTATTTCCATGTTTGCTCGTGAAAATCCACCTCCTTCTCTCCAGTGGCTGTACCTATGGATGTGGAGTAACTTATTCAATTGGTTTTTATCCATGGCTGTTTAGGTCGTTTTTCCAATGTGAATGTTGGAGGCCAGAGGTGTTTTAATTTGCTTGCTGAGGAAAACGCTGCCCCACAGCCCTGTGTGCTGTCTCTGTGGGAGGATACAGGCTTTTTGTCCTCCAATCCCGCGGCGCAGGCTCAGCTTCGCCGGGGTCCCCGCCTGGGCTGGTGAGAGGCCCGGTTCCGGGGCGGCCCttgggccccagccctgccctggagagGCCGCTCTCCCCGCGCCTCCTgcgggtcccctgcccagggggGAGGCCGCCGGCCCATCCCTTGTGTGAAGGGCCCGAGAGGGAGGGTGCAGGTCCCGCAGGCCCAGGGACTCCACCAGTGACCCCGCTCTGCCGTGGGGAAAGCGTCCGTGGACCGTGCCGGTGCCGGGCTGTGGCCGCGGGCCCGGACACGGTGTGGACACCGGCACGTACAGTTTGACGTGTGCCTTTCCCGTGTCAGCAGACAGCAGTCCTTTCTTTTCCTCCAGCCCCTGGACAAGGGTGGAGACCACCCTGAGCCTGCCCGCGGGGACCAGCGGCGGCACGGACTGGGCCGGGTCCACGGCGCCTGAGCTTCTGATTTCACAGCGGTTTCCTGAGGCCTTGATGCCGACCCAGCTGAGCTGGCTGTGTCCTCCTGAGGCCGCTGTTCCTCCTGAGCGCTCAGCGCTCGAGGGAGAGCCCTGCCCGAGCTCCTGGCCGCCGCCCGACGGCAGGCCCTCTCCGACGGGCGGTGGTTCTTGGGGTTCCCTCACCCCGCCTTCCCATGGCCCGCACCCAGGGTGTTCCCTGTGGGTGCTGTACGCTGTGCGATGCTTTTCCTGTCGTTGCTGTTTAAAACTTATTTCTTCAGGGGTGGCCCTCATGAGACGTGCGTTCCCGGTTCTGTGGGACATCTTTAATTGATGGGAGTGGTATTGTGTTGCGGCTCATTCTCACTTTCCACTCAGCACTGTGCCTGGAAGGTGACCCTCGTTGCCATGGGGACAGCTTCTAACTAGTGTGCAGGGCTCCGTGGGCAAGTCCACCTCCTTTGGCTTCTTtttgaaaaaagtttttttttttaaaaaaatatatattttattgattttctacagagaggaagggagagggagagggagttagaaacatcagatgagagagaaacattgatcagccgcctcctgcacacccccctactggggatgtgcccgcaaccaaggtacatgcccctgaccggaatcgaacccgggacccttcagtctgcaggccgacgctctatccactgagccaaaccggtttcggctaaaaaaaagtttttaaaatgaagttccCTTGGGTGGTATCCTGTTTTAAGCTTGTGTGTATTtggaaatataaatgataattaCTGCCTAAGAGAAGTATCTGTAACATTCCTGTGAAAATATtcacccccgccccgcgccgTAGTGCGTTTTTGTGAGTCCAGTTGTTCTGTTCCTGTAAATGAACACGAACTGCCGTTGACCTTGCTTCTCAGGCATCGCAGCTGTGACCGGCTATTCCCACTGCCCGTCGCTTTATCCCCAAGGAGTCCGAGCTAGGCTGCCTCGTTCTGCCCTCCTCCGCTTTGATGGAACCTCCCGGCCAGGCAAagagcttgggggtggggggtgggcacccCGACCCACCTGTTCCCTGCGCTGCCTGGGTCCTAAAGGAATGGTTTCCCGGCTCGGTAAAGAGATTTAAGGTCGGCTCGGACCAGAGAGGCTCTCCCCCTGATTCCGGCCCCATCCCAACGTCCCCACCCCAAACCTAGCACATCGTGTTGGCTCCTCAGTAATATTGAACGAAGGTGACCTTGAACCTCTCGGAATGTCTGTCAAGCTCTGTTCGTGCTCCCCTAACAGGGTGGGCCTCTAAGCGGGATTTCAGCCCCCTCCCCATTTTCCTATGCGCACGTGTGCACGCGCATATGCGCACGCGTACACTCATCACCAGTTCTCGGTCAGGTCCCAGGCCAGGTGTGGAGTCTCCGTGGGACATGCTTCTGATTTGACAGCTTCGGGCGGggaccccagcctctgccccgggGTTCCAAGGTCTCGCTCCGACCGCCTCTAACAGCCCTGTTCTTGGTTTTGCAGCCCGAGCCCAACCCCGGAGACCTGATTGAGATTTTCCGCCCCTTCTACCGACACTGGGCCATCTACGTGGGGGATGGATACGTGGTGCACCTGGCCCCCCCAAGTAAGGATGCCCAGGGCCTCCACTgtgccggggccgggggagagggAGACGGGGGGCTGTGGGCAAAGGTGACCCAGTGTTCTCTTTGTTCCTGGACTGCCAGTGGGTCCCGAGTGCTGCAAGAAGGCAGTTTGGTCGGGGCAATGGTTTCCAACCAAACTGTTGCCCCTTCCAGcgcctcagccctggccagggccgtGCCGGGGAGCCCACTGGGCCTCCCTGGCGTCACCTCGCAGGCAGCAGCCATGGGGTTTTGGTCCCTTTGCTCCCAGAAGGGCAGGAACTACGTGTGCAGGCCCTCCACCTTCCTGCCGTGGTCAGCTTTGTATACGCCAGGGAAGCGTGGCCCCGGGAGAATCGCAGGAGGTTCCCTCTGTTGGCCCGGGAGCCGGGTGCACACAGGGCCCATGTCTGCGTAACCGGGAGGGCCTCTGAGCGCACAGGGTGCAGACGGCCAGCCTCTCTCGGTTAAAACAAAATCACCACGAATCATGGCCCGTCACTGCTCCTgattgcagatgaggaaaccagggCCCAGAGACCACAAGCACCTACTCCAAAGCCACACAGCATGTGTCCGACCCTCCCCTCTTTTCCTTTCCACACCTGCTCATCTGCCCTTAAGGAACTTGTCGATCAccgcttattttatttaaaatatctgtgtTCCTCTGCCAAGGGGGGGTGCCCAGCAGGAAGGCCGCTGTGAGCCCTGGGCCATCgctcagtttcctctttgaaACCACAGGTGAAATCGCGGGAGCGGGGGCGGCCAGCCTCATGTCCGCCCTGACCGACAAGGCCATAGTGAAGAAGGAGCTGCTTTACTTTGTGGCCGGCAAAGACAAGTACCACGTCAATAACAAGCATGACCAGAAGTACTCCCCGCTGCCTCCCAGCAAGATCGTGCAGCGGGCGGAGGAGCTGGTGGGGCAGGAGATGCTCTACAAGCTGACCAGCGAGAACTGTGAGCACTTCGTGAACGAGCTGCGCTACGGAGTCCCCCGCAGCGACCAGGTGCGTCCTCAGCCTGTGTCCCTGTCCCCAGCAACCTGACCATTCCCCCCGCTGACAGTGGCCGGGCATCCGTGTGGGCGGCCAGGGTGGAGGCGGAGGCACGAACGAGACAAAATAGCAGGGACAGAATCCCTGCCCGCGAGGGAGTGACAGTCAGGGTAGGGATGAGGGTGGGAGGACTGCCAGTCAGCAGAGTAGAGCAGTTCAGTTAGGAGGTGAGGTCACCCCCATTGCCAaggcctccctggctgcctgggagatggaccctccccacaggcccaggGCGGGTTTtatcatccccactttacagattacTTAAGTAACTTGTCGATGACCATTTGTTTGACCAAACAAATCTGTGTTGAGTCTGCAGACCCGGGACTTGTGTCTTCCTGGGCGTCTGCAACTGTGCTGATAAGTAGCCGCGGTGGGACTTGaagcccaggtctgtctgacacGGCTCTTCATGAGTGTGAAAGGCACTGTTCTCAGCCCTGCCACAACACCAGGGTCAGTCCAGGGGGCGCCAGGGGATGCAGTCTTGTTCATTTTCTAAGTTTGACTTTGGCCGTGATCCCTCTTTTCTGGAATCTCTTTTCCTCCTGAGTAGCTAACTTCTTTCCtgttctctctcactccctcctctcccttcctgcaccTTCAGTAACatttacttttgtgtgtgtgaaaacatCGGAAAAGTTCTTAGGTTCAAGTTGACGCAAAAGAGTATATTTCCCCCCCAAATTGGAAGGCATTGCTTCATTGTCAGGTAACTAATGCTCTTGTTGACGAGAAGTCTGAAATGGTTCAGATTTTGGATCCTTTGTATGTGACCTACTTTTTCTTCCCAGAAGCTATAGAATCTTTTCTTTACCTTCAGTGCTCTGAAATTTCACGGTGAAATACCTGGGAGTATCTATTTTTATGTATTGTGCTGGGCACTTGGTGATTCCTTTCACTCTGGAAACCCTTTTCCTTCAGTTCTGGGaaaatttccattttctcttctctcattCTTAAACTCCAATTATTCCAATgttggacccccccccccccagactgcTCCTCTGATTTTGTTATCGTCTCTGTCCTGTtttccatttacttatttatttattttaaattagaaaactaACACTTACTGATATATTTGGGTATAAAAGAATTTTTTCTAAAAAGTAGCAGTGACACTATCACATAAAAAGAAACTTATGCTCAATAAATCTGTTTTCGTTATTGGTGATACTGCCTAACAATTGAGGTCCTCATTCCCAGGTGGCTTTTACTTCAGGTAAATTCCCATACTCCTGTGCAGCAATAAACTTGAAGTAAAA contains:
- the LOC103302027 gene encoding phospholipase A and acyltransferase 3, translating into MRAPIPEPNPGDLIEIFRPFYRHWAIYVGDGYVVHLAPPSEIAGAGAASLMSALTDKAIVKKELLYFVAGKDKYHVNNKHDQKYSPLPPSKIVQRAEELVGQEMLYKLTSENCEHFVNELRYGVPRSDQVRDAIMAAGIAGVGLAAVGLIGAVISRNKRQKQ